The DNA segment GGGGCAAGTATAATATTCATCCGTTTACCCTCAAATATCGGGGTCCTTTCAACGGTTGCTTTATCTTCTAATTCCGCAACCACATGTTCAAGAAGCTCCCTACCCAGCTCGGGGTGGGTGATCTCGCGACCCCGGAATAGGATGGAGACTTTAACCTTGTTACCTTCATCAATGAGCTTCTTGATGACCCGGGTCTTAAATTCGATATCGTGTTTACCGATCTTGGGCCTAAAACGAACCTCCCTAAGGAAAATAGACTTCTGGCTCTTCCTCGCCTCGCGTTCCTTCTTGGTCTGCTCGTATTTAAACTTCCCATAGTCGAGGAGGCGACATACCGGGGGAACACTCTGGGGGGAGACCTCCACTATGTCATA comes from the Dehalococcoidia bacterium genome and includes:
- the infC gene encoding translation initiation factor IF-3, encoding MIKKYRVNQQIIGKEVRLISETGEQLGTMPLYKAREVAKEREYDIVEVSPQSVPPVCRLLDYGKFKYEQTKKEREARKSQKSIFLREVRFRPKIGKHDIEFKTRVIKKLIDEGNKVKVSILFRGREITHPELGRELLEHVVAELEDKATVERTPIFEGKRMNIILAPAKQQAKSQAKTDKEAPDAEVKDS